A portion of the Desmodus rotundus isolate HL8 chromosome 8, HLdesRot8A.1, whole genome shotgun sequence genome contains these proteins:
- the ARPP21 gene encoding cAMP-regulated phosphoprotein 21 isoform X11, protein MSEPGDLNQAIVEEGGTEQERATPENGIVKSESLDEEEKLELQRRLAAQNQERRKSKSGAGKGKLTRSLAVCEESSARPGGENLQDQTL, encoded by the exons ATGTCTGAGCCAGGGGACCTGAATCAGGCCATAGTGGAGGAAGGCGGGACTGAGCAAGAAAGAGCCACTCCGGAGAATGGCATTGTTAAGTCGGAAAGTCTGGATGAAGAAGAGAAGCTGGAACTGCAG AGGCGACTGGCGGCTCAGAACCAAGAGAGAAGAAAGTCAAAG TCAGGAGCAGGTAAAGGTAAATTGACTCGTAGTCTCGCTGTCTGTGAAGAGTCCTCGGCCAGGCCCGGAGGGGAGAATCTCCAGGATCAG accCTCTGA
- the ARPP21 gene encoding cAMP-regulated phosphoprotein 21 isoform X10 translates to MSEPGDLNQAIVEEGGTEQERATPENGIVKSESLDEEEKLELQRRLAAQNQERRKSKSGAGKGKLTRSLAVCEESSARPGGENLQDQESIHLQLSSFPSLQEDDKSRKDDTEREKEKDKNKDKSSEKPKIRMLSKDCSQEYTDSTGIDLHEFLINTLKNNSRDRMILLKMEQEIIDFIGDNNNHYKKFPQMSSYQRMLVHRVAAYFGLDHNVDQTGKSVIINKTSSTRMF, encoded by the exons ATGTCTGAGCCAGGGGACCTGAATCAGGCCATAGTGGAGGAAGGCGGGACTGAGCAAGAAAGAGCCACTCCGGAGAATGGCATTGTTAAGTCGGAAAGTCTGGATGAAGAAGAGAAGCTGGAACTGCAG AGGCGACTGGCGGCTCAGAACCAAGAGAGAAGAAAGTCAAAG TCAGGAGCAGGTAAAGGTAAATTGACTCGTAGTCTCGCTGTCTGTGAAGAGTCCTCGGCCAGGCCCGGAGGGGAGAATCTCCAGGATCAG GAATCAATTCATTTACAGCTTTCCAGTTTCCCCAGCCTGCAAGAGGATGATAAATCTAGGAAAGATgacactgaaagagaaaaagaaaaggataaaaacaaagataaatccTCTGAAAAACCCAAGATCAGAATGTTATCAAAAG ATTGCAGCCAAGAGTACACGGATTCCACAGGCATAGACTTGCATGAGTTTCTGATTAACACGTTAAAGAACAATTCCAG GGACAGGATGATACTCTTGAAAATGGAGCAGGAAATTATCGATTTCATTGGTGACAACAA TAATCATTATAAAAAGTTCCCTCAGATGTCATCCTATCAGAGGATGCTTGTCCACCGTGTGGCGGCTTACTTTGGGTTGGACCACAATGTGGATCAAACAGGGAAATCTGTGATCATCAACAAGACCAGCAGCACAAGAAT